A segment of the Rattus rattus isolate New Zealand chromosome 4, Rrattus_CSIRO_v1, whole genome shotgun sequence genome:
gaatggatgaatttgGAAAGCACAAGGCAATTACATCTGGTCTAGTGGACTTCTCAGTACAAAATGTTTATAAAGCGGAAAGTGCTGGGGACGTAGCATAGCTAAAAGAATGCTTGCCTACTCTGCATAAATCCCTGGGTTCCGTCTTGAGCAGCCCATAAACCAAGTTTAGTAGCACATGCTGTGATTCtaacactgggaagcagagacaggaggataagaAATTCATGGTCATCCTCCACTTCATAACAAATTCaaagccaatctgggctacacgAGACACTGTCTcgaaaaaggaaaaagtttaaaaggacATATACATAGAGGGTGAATCAGAAGCACTTTAACTGGAACATCAAAGTGATTCCGAAGGCCAGCAGGTCAGTTCTTGGGCCCCCGGGAGGTTTGTGTGTAATCTCTGGTACGAGTGCAGCACACTAAGGGGTCCAGACAGAATGGCATTACCTACTCAGAGATCCGATGagctaaggctagcctggaccaGACTAAACTTTCGGGGTATCCCTCAAAGTCCGGAACTTTGTGAGCGTACAATCGTGGGGCTAGTCCACAGCCAGATTCactgaggagatggggaaggatttATTGAACACCTAGCTCGATGTGGTTGACCTCTCTTAGGAAATTGTTGCACAGCTGTCCTATCCGTATGAGATCTCCAGTTTACCCTGAGTTACACGAGACGATGAAATACATTGCCAAGAAGTGTGGAGTTAGGTTCCAGCCTCCGGCCATGATCTTGATTTATGAGAGTGAAGCTGAAGGAAAGAGCCGCCAGCGCATCATGCCTGTCCGAAACTTTTCGAAGTTCTCAGGTACGCCTCGTTTTATCTCGCCTCCTGCCTAGCTGTCAgcttattttattcatgtgtctgtgtccaCGTGAGTTGGtgtctacagagaccagaagagggcatcagattccctgcagCTAGAGTTGCAAGCCTAATCCTGAAGTTGGGAACCCTGCAAGCACccctaaccattgagccagctcttcagccctCACCTCCTGTCTTAAATATTCTTAAGTCGTTTAATAAAAATAACCCGACATCATcaggtatggtgacacacacctataacccAAGCAAGAAAGTTGCTAATGCAAAATGTCTGGACAACTTGAGgtagcctgtctcaaaatgagagcagaaaacaaaagggatgggttggggaggggtTGAAAATCAGTGGTGGAACCCTGACCTACTGTGTGCAAGGTCCTGAGTCAGTCCTactgagagggaaaaggaaggggagggagagaaagagggaaggagagaagggagagagggaaagaaagagggagggagaaggagagaaagaagggagggagggagggagggagggaaggaaggagagaaagggagggagggaggggagagggaggatatTTCAGTTCCTTGCAATGGAATGACAGGCTCCTCAGAGTTCAACAACCCTGGGTTTAAATCGTCCGAGACCTGCCTGTGATCATTGTGAGATCACTTATTCATCGACTTCAGTTTCTGTGTTGGTATTTTTAgatcaacctgacacaagcttgGAATCATTTAGGAAGGGGGAATGCcaagtgagaaaatgcccccaacaGATTGATCTGTAGCAGACCTGTGGTCCGTTTTCTTGATTGAttactgatgtgggagggcccggtCCCTGTGGGTAGGGCCACTCTGGGCTGATGATCCTCTTtagtacaagaaagcaggctgagcaagccttggtgagcaagctagtaagcccatggcctctgcatcagctcctgcctccttttttttttttttttttttttttttttttcggagctggggactgaacccagggcctgcgcttcctaggcaagcgctctaccactgagctaaatccccaaccccagctcctgcctccaggatcctgccccccccctttttggtAGGAGGGGTAGGggtcccagcattcagaaggcaggtgaatctctgggagtttgaggccaaaccTGGTCTTACATAGTACGCTGTAACCCAGCAGAGGCTACATAgtctctaaaacaaataaaaaaatcatgccatttttttttatctttagacattttcttcagttgaaAGTTTTTAACATCTCTACAAAGTAATTTTAAgtttagaaagtaaaaaaaaaaataaaaaaagaaataatccgtccttctctctccacaccaaagttgtttgtttgtttatttaaaatgttttatttgggggctggagagatggttcagcagttaagagtacttgctgttctttcagaagacctgggttcagttcccagcacccacattgcagcACCCAGCCatcttctaactccagttccgggagaTCTAGCGCCCTCTACTGATCTCTGCCAGCACCACACATAAGGTACACACTaacacattcaggcaaacactcagCATATACAGtcgaaataaataaattcttttaaaaaattattctattttttggtatttctttgagacaagatctctctgcTTCACCTTGGCTGGCCAAGAACTCATGagtatcctcctgcttcagcctcctaatgCTGGGATGAGAAACAATTATAAACCTGTAGCACCATACCCACTCTGTTGTATTTTTTGCTTTTAAGGCAGGACCTAGTTaaatagtccaggctagcctcaaacattCTGTCCTTCCAACTCTTCATATGTGTGCTGTATGACCAACTTCTCCTAGGTTGAAACAACATAGTTAGGTGTGTTTATCTCAGATAGTGAACccatgaccaaagtgtgaatacCACTGAAGTTCGATTTAATGAACCCACAAGCTTTACTGGGgtcacttacaggaatatgggtgaggggttactcacaggagcagaaatgactcagagacagctgcatcaccaaggccTACGCCAGCataggtgacagctcacaaaactgGGAACACTGctcagcctgcaggcagctcagaggGTGGAGAGTGCCTCTTGTTTCTGTTAGGCTGTTTGGCAGGTCTCAAGAGTCTTGTGTGTAAATTAAGCTCCTTTGAGAGTGACCCTCAGCAGTCTTTGTTTATCCTCCGGAAGGGAAGGACCTAGTGAATTTGGTCAGATTTAGGGATTTCCTGTGTTACTTTGAATTGTTTACTCTTGTCTGTAGGAACTTCCCTGTAGGGTGGGATGTTTTAATGTGGAAGGCTGCCACGTAACTGAGAAGTGTTAAAACTCAGTTGATTATAAAAACAGTTCTAAAACATAATTGATTTAATAAATCCCTTTAGCCAGTTGGCTACCTCAGAGCGAGTGATCTCAGGGGTCTGTGTTCGTCCATGCAGTAGTTTGTAAtgggtgtgctgtgtgctgtaatatactcttctccctcccagattGCACCAGAGCTGCTGAACAATTAAAGAATAACCCGCGGCACAAGAGTTACCTGGAACAGGTGTCCCTGAAGCAGCTGGAgaagctgtttgtttttttacgaGGTTCCCTGCAGGGGCAGAGCCTGGCAGAAACAATGGAACAGATCCAGCGGGAAACAACCATTGATCCCGAGGAAGACCTGAACAAACTGGACGACAAGGAGCTCGCCAAAAGGAAGAGCATCATGGATGAACTTTTCGAGAaaaatcagaagagaaaggaTGACCCCAGTTTTGTGTATGACGTGGAGGTTGAGTTCCCTCAGGATGAGCAGCTGCTGTCCTGCAGCTGGGACACAGCATCCGTCGATGAGTTCTGAGACTACGCCACGTTTCCACAAAGAAGGAAGAGCGGTTCTAGAAAACGCTGAGACACGAATGATCCATAAAACCAAGACACTTACATGTCCTACACAGCCCtatgagaaacacagaaacacaggatAGGAATCTGCAATCTAAAGAGAAAGTAACTCGAGAACGTGtaaaaaggtattttattatattactcAGGAAAAAGCTAAGAGCCAGGTATTTGATGAAGGCTGTAGAAAGGTCAATACCTGCTTGACCCTGAAATGCTACAGATGTATTTTATAGAAATCGAGATGAagcaaagggggaagggggaagtaaAGAGACAAGAAATAGGAAAATCTGGGGAAGGGTGAGTAATTATAGTTTGACAAGACTAGAATTAACCTGTGCTCATTAGGACCCTGTGTGCATTAACTCTGGGGTAGACAGGAATACCTGTAAATGCAAAATGTCTCACAGCTACAAGTACATGTGGCAGAAGCAGGCAAGTCTACTCCGCGATCAGGAAATGTGTTCTAACGTTACTCTGAAACCCAGAGCCACTTCCTGTGAAAGGCTGGTTTGTACAATGGGAAGTCTGCCCACAATGAGCGATAGGTGCTGCTGTTCAGACCTGTTCGTAAGTTTAGTTGTGCAAAGATCGCGGCCTCACAAGGCCTCTGTGTGCAGATGTGTTTGTTCTTACTAGAACATTATCTGATTGATAGAAATCATATGTTTTCTACAAGGAAACCATTACACATCGAATAAAGCCGTGAATGCAATGTTCAGTCTCATCGGTTTTTCTGTCCTCCagtctggtgttttgttttccaggttTTGGGGTGTCCTGGTTTGTGTGAGTTGGAGGACAGAGTAGTGTGAGGACATATGTCTCAGTatcctctgttcctctctgctctgcttcccTACTGTGTCCCCTGTGATCCCTTCCTCCCAAGCCATCCCCCTTCTGCTTCCATGGCCATGAGCTTCATTACCTTCTGTACCCCTGGAAGTCTCTTGCGCCCCTCTCAGAGTGTCCTTTCTAgtacccacccccccccacacacacatccatacccacacacaaaccaAAGGAACCAAAATGCGGCTTTCCTGAACCTGGTTTATGTTGTGTATCATGATgattcccttttctctccatctcctgtaaATATTGCGATTTCTTTATGGCTAAGTAAAATTGCCCTGTGTATACGTTCGGTTCCTTTCCTGGTTCATCTGTCCATGGGTATCCAGGCTGGTTGCATTTCCTAGCTGTCGTGAACAGAGCAACACTACCGTGATGTCCGAGTCTGTCTGTACTGTGTTGATTAGGCTGTtgcaggagtggtgtagctgggtcatcTCGTAGCtctgtttccagttttcttctGAACCTTCATGCAGACTATGCCAGTTTACCTTCCCGCCACTACCGCATAAAGATTCCTTTCCCCTCCACACTCAAGAGCATTTGTTGTCATTTAGTTTCctgatagccattctgactggggctATGGAGCCGTTTCGTATgcctttctctgatgactaaggatgtgaacACTTCTCAGTGCCCAGTTCAGTTCAGTGAACTGCTCCAGGCCACTAGCGTTTGCTCTTCTGAGAGCTGTGTATTCAGGTTCTGTTGTCCCACTCACTGATTGAATGATTTGGGGCTGAGGGTTGGTGCTTAATATTGTGACTCCTTTATGTAATCATCCGCCTTAGATTACATCTTATATAATCTATCTATACAacattatataaagaactcaaaatctTTCATAGATAGGTGATACATATGTTTTTagttgtataatatatatacaactAGATTTgctcattctttttaaattttttttgtcctgagctaggcatgatggtacatgcctttaattccagtactcgggattctgaggcagagggatctctgggTTGATAGAGCAAGTCCTTCCTGGCTTATTccccctagcttgctcagcctgctttcttagacagCCAAGGACCCACATTGGGCTGCATCCTATCATATTGATCGAGAAAGTGCCCCACAGACATCGCCACAGGCCAATGTGTGGAGCTAATTCCTCAATTGATGTCGCCTCCTCCCAGGCGACTCTAGGTTCtgccaagttgacagaaaacaaCCACACGATATTTGTTTACAGTGTGTATGTATAGGCACTTGAGCGTTCCaaaggagggcatcaggtcccctatagttggagcttgaggcagctgtgagccgccctgtgtaggtgctgggaactgaactcgggtgcCCTCCAAGAGCAGTATATGTTCCTAACCATCGAGCTGCGTCCCCAGCccctttctcccattctgtaggttatCTCTTTATTGCTGATTGCTTTCTGCACGGAACCTTTGTCACAGGTTAGAAATTAGAATGActtcctaggggctggagagatggctcagcagttaagaccactcactggctgttcttccagaggtcctgggttcgattcccagcacccacatggcagctcccaactgtccacagctccagttccagaggatccaacactttcacacagacatacatacaggcaaaacagcaatgacataaaataaataatttttaaaaatgaatggttTCCTATGCTATTGGAGTCCTTTTCCATGATGGTAGATTTGTTccacatggacatgcacatgcatgaatcATAAATAAAAGACTTAAGCCAAGGTGGCCTCTTACCCTCCTCATTAATGAGTTGATATGTATTCATTTCATGTTATATATGAGATCTTcagtcaaggctggcctcaaactcctgattctcctacctcagcctcctgaatactgggattactgCAATGCAACATCACACCTACCTAGCTTCTCTCCTGCCACCGTGTGGATCCCGGACTCTGAGCTCTGGTCAGCAAGCTTAACGTAAACCATCTTTTGCATACCCCCTTTTAACTacaagttttaaagatttaactcatgtatgtgagtacactgtagctgtcttcagcacaccagaagagggcatcagatccattacagatggttgtgagccaccatgtggttgctgggaattgaactcaggacctctggaagagtagccaggtgctcttaaccgctgagccatctctccagcccgacactcacctttaatcccagcattttagaggtagaggcaggcaaatctctgagtttgaggccaacctggtctagagagtgagttccaggacagccagggtacacagagaaaccctgtctcaaaaaccccaaatcaaccaaacaaaaaacaacaatcaaaatCAGGATGTTTATTGCTGCTAaaacaaaatgtgaaagaaaaaaaaaactaccatcAGAGGGCAGTATTCGTTTTTTTAACTTATCAAAGTGTACCT
Coding sequences within it:
- the Cep19 gene encoding centrosomal protein of 19 kDa, producing the protein MRSPVYPELHETMKYIAKKCGVRFQPPAMILIYESEAEGKSRQRIMPVRNFSKFSDCTRAAEQLKNNPRHKSYLEQVSLKQLEKLFVFLRGSLQGQSLAETMEQIQRETTIDPEEDLNKLDDKELAKRKSIMDELFEKNQKRKDDPSFVYDVEVEFPQDEQLLSCSWDTASVDEF